One region of Edaphobacter bradus genomic DNA includes:
- a CDS encoding amidohydrolase family protein, translated as MRARSFAALTFVLATALHGQAPAVAKYIKTNASHIRLTHVRVIDGTGAAPLEDRDVILEDGKIAAITASGTTAAAAGETVLDLHGDTVLPGLVGMHDHLYNIARPNLTPTSFDPPVIVPQMSFSAPRMYLAAGVTTIRTTGSVEPYTDLNLKREIDAGHLIGPHMDVTGPYLEGSPSPFIQMHNLTGPDDARATVDYWIAEGVTSFKAYMNITRAELKAAIDEAHKHGIKVTGHLCSVTYPEAAELGIDNLEHGFFVNTQLDPGKQPDKCPDTDGTPTLVHMDPDGPEAAALIHTLVEHHVAVTSTLPVFEPDVAGRPPLRPAVLAAMSPEAREDYLLIRSRRLEHPLPDGATLLAHGMALERRFVAAGGLLIAGPDPTGNGIILPGFGDQRELELLVEAGFTPLEAIRIGTLNGAIYLNRQDHIGSIATGKNADLLVVKGNPAANIADIENVEIVFKDGIGYDSARLFDSVRGDYGRY; from the coding sequence TTGCGTGCTCGTTCGTTTGCAGCACTGACTTTTGTTCTCGCCACCGCGCTCCACGGACAGGCTCCCGCTGTCGCGAAGTACATCAAAACAAACGCCTCACACATCCGCCTCACTCACGTCCGCGTGATCGACGGCACAGGAGCCGCACCCCTTGAGGACCGCGACGTGATCCTCGAAGACGGCAAGATCGCAGCCATCACCGCCAGCGGCACGACCGCTGCCGCTGCAGGCGAGACTGTCCTCGACCTCCACGGCGACACCGTCCTCCCCGGCCTCGTCGGCATGCACGATCACCTTTACAACATCGCCCGGCCCAACCTCACACCCACCTCCTTTGACCCTCCCGTAATCGTTCCGCAGATGTCCTTCTCTGCACCGCGCATGTATCTCGCTGCCGGAGTCACCACCATCCGCACCACCGGCTCCGTCGAGCCCTACACCGACCTCAACCTCAAGCGCGAGATCGACGCCGGCCACCTCATCGGCCCGCACATGGACGTAACCGGCCCATACCTCGAAGGCTCGCCCAGCCCGTTCATCCAGATGCACAACCTCACCGGCCCTGACGATGCTCGCGCGACCGTCGATTACTGGATCGCCGAAGGAGTCACCTCCTTTAAGGCGTACATGAACATCACCCGCGCCGAGCTCAAAGCCGCCATCGACGAGGCGCACAAGCACGGCATCAAGGTCACCGGACACCTCTGTTCCGTCACCTACCCCGAAGCTGCTGAGCTGGGCATCGACAACCTCGAGCATGGCTTCTTCGTCAACACACAGCTCGACCCCGGCAAGCAGCCCGATAAGTGCCCCGACACAGACGGCACGCCCACGCTCGTCCACATGGACCCCGACGGCCCCGAGGCTGCAGCTCTCATCCACACACTCGTCGAGCACCACGTCGCCGTCACCTCCACCCTTCCCGTATTCGAGCCCGACGTCGCCGGACGCCCGCCGCTGCGTCCCGCCGTCCTCGCCGCCATGTCTCCCGAGGCACGCGAGGACTATCTCCTGATCCGCTCTCGCCGCCTCGAACATCCGCTCCCCGACGGAGCAACGCTGCTCGCTCACGGCATGGCGCTCGAACGCCGCTTCGTCGCAGCTGGAGGCCTCCTCATCGCCGGCCCCGACCCCACCGGCAACGGCATCATCCTCCCCGGCTTCGGCGACCAGCGCGAGCTTGAGCTACTGGTCGAGGCAGGCTTCACACCCCTCGAAGCCATCCGCATCGGCACGCTCAACGGAGCCATCTATCTCAATCGTCAGGACCACATCGGCTCCATCGCCACGGGCAAGAACGCCGACCTCCTCGTCGTCAAAGGCAACCCCGCCGCCAACATCGCCGACATCGAAAACGTCGAGATCGTCTTCAAGGACGGCATCGGCTACGACTCCGCCAGGCTCTTCGACTCTGTCCGCGGCGACTACGGCCGATACTGA